A genomic stretch from Myxocyprinus asiaticus isolate MX2 ecotype Aquarium Trade chromosome 24, UBuf_Myxa_2, whole genome shotgun sequence includes:
- the depdc1a gene encoding DEP domain-containing protein 1A isoform X3, with protein sequence MSSHIVTPGPYRATKLWNEITKLFRAGMPLKKHRQHFRVYMNCFTASAAVDWLHELLKNNSNFGPEVTRQQTVQLLQKFLKNHVIEDVKGRWGMEDLEDNSHLYRFPSTSPLKPIPNCAPVLRKKSISIMDKEGFFKFRGSKKFNKEILENVDPEIHESPTDSASGETEHCRELTEEDIQVIWKNVTLTHLQKLLGTRSLDDVLDPAQVNPQFIVYNMTKVNKHGVVSLEDKTEDLPHWVLSAMKCLANWPKYDSNQPSYPGFERDVFKTVSDYFYSLSQPLLTYQYYELFVNILVICGYITTSKTQCGKRKNQEEPNCPQPAKAPLLNAVNLFKSTECLLMSLIRKEAFDEAESPMKEVFSSKEQSKLETLRAQQPVFRSRRASTGDGDGLEGSYLEAPVGRHQPRSCSLERIIVNSVDSCSNCKLFQSSESLQSCGSDKSTSQTDFLVDTNLQGSSMSINSCPGVSDPKFQNVKTSNNSTSLQLPSDLRRTNQRPSRARPRSIGNLFDIEENREMSASSFSIHAPVAEITMRPDCSSSIDLRAPGLVRLHGSCMDVRAGPSISRRCQSSMDLSKPAPARPSLAPLARRLSPEQSKSMHM encoded by the exons ATGAGTTCTCACATCGTCACTCCAGGTCCATACAGGGCCACTAAACTG TGGAATGAAATTACTAAGCTATTCCGGGCAGGGATGCCCTTGAAAAAGCACCGGCAGCACTTCAGGGTTTACATGAACTGTTTTACTGCATCAGCAGCTGTGGATTGGTTACACGAACTCCTGAAGAACAACAGCAACTTTGGACCTGAGGTCACAAGACAGCAGACTGTCCAGCTGCTGCAAAAGTTCTTGAAGAATCATGTTATTGAGGATGTAAAAGGTAGATGGGGCATGGAAGACCTGGAAGACAACAGCCATCTATACAG GTTTCCATCAACATCTCCACTGAAGCCCATTCCTAATTGCGCCCCTGTTTTGAGGAAGAAGAGCATATCTATTATGGACAAGGAAGGCTTCTTCAAGTTCAGGGGCTCTAAGAAATTCAACAAAGAAATTTTG GAAAATGTGGATCCAGAAATACACGAATCTCCTACAGATTCTGCCTCGGGTGAGACCGAGCACTGCAGAGAGCTTACGGAGGAGGACATTCAAGTGATCTGGAAGAATGTGACACTTACACA tttgcAGAAGCTGTTGGGAACAAGGTCTCTTGATGATGTTTTGGATCCAGCCCAAGTAAATCCTCAGTTCATTGTATATAATATGACCAAAGTCAATAAACATGGAGTTGTTTCACTGGAGGACAAGACAG AGGACTTGCCACACTGGGTTTTGTCTGCCATGAAGTGTCTAGCAAATT GGCCAAAGTACGATTCAAACCAGCCATCTTACCCAGGCTTTGAACGGGACGTGTTTAAAACAGTGTCCGACTATTTCTACAGTCTCTCTCAGCCACTTCTTACTTATCAGTACTATGAACTGTTTGTCAACATCCTGG TTATTTGTGGCTACATCACGACGTCTAAAACTCAGTGTGGAAAACGCAAAAACCAGGAGGAACCGAACTGCCCACAGCCAGCCAAAGCCCCACTTCTGAACGCTGTTAACCTGTTCAAATCAACCGAATGCCTGCTGATGAGCTTAATAAGAAAGGAGGCCTTTGATGAAGCCGAATCGCCCATGAAGGAAGTTTTCAGCTCTAAAGAACAGTCTAAATTAGAAACTCTTAGAGCACAGCAGCCTGTTTTTAGAAGCAGAAGGGCCAGCACTGGAGATGGAGATGGACTAGAAGGTAGCTATCTGGAAGCCCCAGTTGGTAGGCATCAGCCCAGAAGTTGCTCTCTGGAGAGAATCATAGTTAACTCAGTGGATTCTTGTTCAAATTGCAAACTATTCCAATCATCTGAAAGTCTACAGTCCTGCGGCAGCGATAAATCAACATCCCAGACAGATTTTTTAGTAGACACAAACCTCCAGGGATCCTCAATGTCCATAAACTCCTGTCCAGGTGTGTCTGATCCAAAGTTCCAAAATGTTAAAACTTCCAACAACAGCACAAGCCTCCAACTCCCTTCAGATCTTCGCCGAACCAACCAGAGACCCAGCAGGGCCCGGCCCAGAAGCATCGGTAACTTATTTGACATAGAGGAGAACAGAGAAATGTCTGCTAGCAGCTTTAGCATTCACGCTCCTGTGGCTGAAATTACCATGAGACCAGACTGTTCATCCAGCATTGACCTTAGAGCTCCTGGTTTGGTCAGGTTGCATGGAAGCTGCATGGATGTTAGGGCTGGTCCGAGCATTAGCAGACGCTGTCAAAGCTCCATGGACCTGAGCAAACCTGCACCCGCTCGGCCTTCTTTGGCCCCATTAGCACGCCGCCTGAGTCCTGAGCAAAGTAAGAGCATGCATATGTGA